From the genome of Campylobacter concisus, one region includes:
- a CDS encoding sensor histidine kinase gives MLIVVISVMLYHYIRVTVFQSVVNELNYQAEAYKKNPQNFNHLNSKTFTIENPNKTLATIKTDEPQDKETYIVTQKSNDQSKTFLITKLDESSYLSLEKDTTLQAHIVEEIFIDIIIVNVSAILLVLFYALFLSRMLLIPIKILSHKLTNLDEKFLHEIDIKSLPDEFLPLGQSINRLISRIQTFVLYQKELFVGVAHELKTPLAVMKTKNEVTLLKLRESEKYIEALKSNNEAINGMNAMISSVLEIGRQEGAQFEEPVNTDVIGFLKKLAKNYEILAKNDEKNIKLDLKPEILNLKIQTSLLTHIVQNFVQNAIKFSPKNSTITISSKLIKNKFIVEVIDEGIGIDESKDLFAPFKRYGDKGGAGLGLFLAKGAAQALGGEVDIKNRNDRSGAVASLVLNIKG, from the coding sequence ATGCTAATTGTAGTTATTTCGGTAATGCTTTATCACTATATAAGGGTTACCGTTTTTCAAAGTGTAGTTAATGAGCTAAACTATCAAGCCGAAGCTTATAAAAAAAATCCTCAAAATTTCAATCATTTAAATTCAAAAACATTTACGATAGAAAATCCAAACAAAACTCTAGCAACGATAAAAACAGACGAGCCACAAGATAAAGAAACATATATCGTAACGCAAAAATCAAATGATCAGAGTAAAACTTTTTTAATAACAAAACTCGATGAAAGCAGTTATTTAAGCCTAGAAAAAGATACTACGCTTCAAGCTCATATAGTAGAAGAAATTTTTATAGATATTATAATCGTAAATGTGTCAGCGATACTTTTGGTGCTTTTTTATGCACTATTTTTATCAAGGATGCTTTTAATACCTATAAAAATTTTGAGTCACAAACTTACAAATTTAGACGAGAAATTTCTTCATGAAATAGATATAAAGAGCCTACCAGATGAGTTTTTGCCACTTGGGCAGAGCATAAATAGATTAATCTCTCGCATCCAAACATTTGTCTTATACCAAAAAGAACTTTTTGTAGGCGTGGCACATGAGCTAAAAACACCGCTGGCTGTAATGAAAACAAAAAATGAAGTTACGCTTTTAAAGCTACGCGAGAGTGAAAAATATATCGAGGCTCTAAAATCAAATAATGAAGCTATAAACGGCATGAACGCGATGATAAGTTCTGTGCTTGAGATCGGCCGCCAAGAGGGAGCTCAGTTTGAAGAGCCGGTAAATACCGATGTCATAGGATTTTTAAAAAAACTTGCAAAAAACTATGAGATACTTGCAAAAAATGATGAAAAAAATATAAAACTAGACCTAAAACCAGAAATTTTAAATCTAAAAATACAAACTAGCTTACTAACACACATTGTGCAAAATTTTGTTCAAAATGCCATTAAATTTTCACCAAAAAATAGCACCATTACGATTAGCTCTAAGCTTATAAAAAATAAATTTATCGTCGAAGTAATAGATGAAGGAATAGGCATAGATGAGAGCAAAGATTTATTTGCCCCATTTAAAAGATATGGCGACAAAGGTGGTGCTGGACTTGGGTTGTTTCTAGCTAAAGGTGCGGCACAGGCTCTTGGTGGCGAAGTAGACATTAAAAATAGAAACGATAGAAGCGGTGCAGTCGCAAGCCTAGTTTTAAATATAAAAGGATAA
- the fliN gene encoding flagellar motor switch protein FliN, with protein MNDESAIETLEQLGLFKSYDELMDISVDFIAELGTTTVSINELLKFEAGSVIDLEKPAGESVELYINNRIFGKGEVMVYEKNLAIRINEILDSKSVIQYFKKELL; from the coding sequence ATGAACGACGAGAGTGCGATAGAGACGCTAGAGCAGCTAGGGCTTTTTAAGAGCTATGATGAGCTTATGGATATAAGCGTTGATTTTATAGCTGAGCTAGGAACTACCACGGTTAGCATAAATGAACTTTTGAAATTTGAAGCTGGCTCGGTCATAGACCTCGAAAAGCCAGCTGGTGAGAGTGTGGAGTTATATATAAATAATAGAATTTTTGGAAAAGGCGAAGTAATGGTTTATGAGAAAAATTTAGCCATCAGGATAAATGAAATTTTGGATTCAAAGTCAGTTATTCAGTACTTCAAAAAAGAACTTTTATGA
- a CDS encoding Ppx/GppA phosphatase family protein encodes MAKRTAVIDLGSNSMRMAIFERTSRLAFFILAEYKTKVRLGEGGYGSNNEISESSMEKALKAFSEFSNIIKSYKCNKVLCVGTSALRDAPNANVLISLLRKKLGINLKVIDGKEEATFGAIAAKNLLHNIDKCVTIDIGGGSTELARISKGKIIDTLSLDIGTVRLKELFFDKKNLNKLPKFLEQVTKQIDERFKCQNIIAIGGSLRAISSAIMSKNLYPLSSLHGFCYKLSDEQAYIESIANVSVLELNKFPIKKDRYDTIREGAHIFLALAKALNAKNIITSGVGVREGVFLKDFLRPSLKFPQNFNPSIKSLQDRFILSCNKSVTRYAKDIFMVLKKLHGLSDNYLEILLVAAKLHNVGQEIGFYGDHKNSAYIVLNALNYGFSHEQKALIAVVIGTNGKKNIYEFERYKNLLPKAECIRWLSFILSLAKALNLTCERLNLNFEFSGHTLKIEGAKEFAMAKEEIKKITKPEIFAISFV; translated from the coding sequence ATGGCAAAGAGAACCGCAGTAATCGACCTTGGCTCAAATTCTATGCGAATGGCGATATTTGAGAGAACGTCACGCTTAGCATTTTTTATACTAGCTGAATATAAAACAAAAGTGCGTCTAGGCGAAGGTGGATATGGCTCAAACAATGAAATATCCGAAAGCTCAATGGAAAAAGCGCTAAAGGCCTTTAGCGAATTTTCAAATATCATAAAAAGCTACAAATGCAATAAAGTCTTATGTGTTGGTACTTCAGCGCTTAGGGATGCTCCAAACGCAAATGTTCTAATTTCTCTTTTAAGAAAAAAGCTTGGTATAAATTTAAAAGTCATTGACGGCAAAGAAGAGGCTACTTTTGGTGCGATCGCAGCCAAAAATTTACTCCATAACATCGATAAATGCGTCACTATCGATATCGGTGGCGGATCAACTGAACTCGCCAGAATAAGCAAAGGTAAAATAATAGATACACTCTCACTTGACATTGGCACAGTTAGATTAAAAGAGCTTTTTTTTGATAAAAAAAACTTAAATAAATTGCCAAAATTTTTAGAACAAGTTACAAAACAGATAGATGAGCGATTTAAATGCCAAAATATAATCGCTATTGGTGGCTCTCTTAGAGCGATATCATCTGCCATAATGAGCAAAAATTTATATCCGCTCTCATCACTGCATGGCTTTTGCTACAAGCTTAGCGACGAGCAAGCCTACATCGAGAGCATCGCAAACGTTAGCGTGCTTGAGCTAAATAAATTTCCTATTAAAAAAGATAGATACGATACCATTAGGGAGGGTGCACATATCTTTTTGGCCCTAGCCAAAGCTCTAAATGCCAAAAATATTATAACAAGTGGAGTTGGCGTAAGAGAGGGAGTATTCTTAAAAGATTTTTTACGCCCTAGCCTTAAATTTCCGCAAAATTTTAATCCAAGTATCAAAAGTTTGCAAGATCGTTTTATATTATCATGCAATAAATCGGTCACAAGATATGCAAAAGATATATTTATGGTATTAAAAAAGCTTCACGGTCTAAGTGATAACTATCTTGAAATACTTTTAGTTGCTGCAAAACTTCACAATGTCGGTCAAGAGATTGGCTTTTATGGCGATCATAAAAACTCAGCCTATATAGTCTTAAATGCCTTAAATTATGGCTTTTCGCATGAACAAAAAGCATTGATTGCAGTAGTAATTGGCACAAACGGAAAGAAAAATATATATGAATTTGAGCGATATAAAAATTTACTTCCAAAAGCCGAGTGTATAAGATGGCTAAGTTTTATACTCTCACTAGCAAAGGCACTTAATCTAACCTGTGAAAGGCTGAATTTAAACTTCGAATTTAGTGGGCATACGCTAAAAATAGAAGGCGCAAAAGAATTTGCTATGGCAAAAGAAGAGATAAAAAAGATCACAAAGCCTGAAATTTTTGCTATTTCGTTTGTATAA
- a CDS encoding ATP-binding protein: MKTIQENLKLFYIGLKDKEPFFYKNKDLTTHAVIIGMTGSGKTGLGITLLEEACIDNIPSIIIDPKGDITNLALTFPQMRPENFLPYIDEAEATNKGQSVEEFAATQAELWRNGIESSFQDLERVKILKESASFNIYTPKSSAGIGVALLSDFACPNITDEEIFSNYINSLAASILSLIGINSEDMNSKEQLLISTIFESKFKEQKDVSIEELINFIANPPFKKIGVFDVDTFYPSSDRLKLAMKINALIASPSFKGWTQGVRLEISKMLFDENGKTKCNIFTISHLNDAERMFFVTLLLNEIIAWMRGTEGTSSLRAILYMDEIFGFFPPNANPPSKMPMLTLLKQARAFGLGCVLSTQNPVDLDYKGLSNIGTWFIGRLQTAQDKARVIDGLSGIAGSSLDKASLENLISNLAKRNFLVKNINEDGLSVISTRWALSYLKGPLSREQISNLMKEQKENLSYTRIDKSEMKFSIKPIISNEITQLYANSKNLTPNLLASAKVRIYDTKKGIDSVYEVSYLYELNENDNEPNWDEASEGMRVDVIENEPSGASFAAVPNFILKAKNFDNIQKDFKEYLYRNFKFNIFEALGIYSKNNETKEQFYIRLQDKCNEILEEQTAKLTAKFEKERKSLQDKLNKALAKLDKEQKEMTTSGLDAAINIGASILGAIFGNKLLSRQNASKIASSTRSANRVLKERSDVKLSEQSVNDINLAISELEEKFAQECDALKEENDIKNITINEIQISPKKSDIYDEKVVLLWR, from the coding sequence GTGAAAACAATACAAGAAAATTTAAAACTTTTTTATATCGGACTAAAAGACAAAGAGCCATTTTTTTATAAAAATAAGGATCTAACCACTCACGCAGTCATCATCGGTATGACAGGTAGCGGTAAAACAGGCCTTGGCATCACACTTTTAGAAGAGGCCTGCATAGACAATATCCCTTCTATCATCATCGATCCAAAGGGCGATATCACAAATTTAGCTCTCACTTTTCCGCAGATGAGGCCGGAGAATTTTTTACCATACATAGATGAAGCAGAAGCAACCAACAAAGGTCAAAGTGTAGAGGAATTTGCCGCTACTCAAGCTGAGCTTTGGAGAAACGGCATAGAGTCGAGCTTTCAAGACCTTGAGCGAGTAAAAATTTTAAAAGAGAGCGCTAGCTTTAACATCTACACACCAAAAAGTTCAGCTGGCATAGGCGTGGCGCTACTTAGTGACTTTGCCTGCCCAAATATCACTGATGAAGAAATTTTTAGCAACTATATAAATTCGCTTGCAGCATCGATATTATCTCTTATTGGTATAAATTCTGAGGACATGAACTCAAAAGAACAGCTACTTATCTCAACTATATTTGAGAGCAAATTTAAAGAGCAAAAAGACGTCAGTATCGAAGAGCTAATAAATTTCATCGCAAATCCGCCTTTTAAAAAGATAGGCGTTTTTGATGTAGATACGTTTTATCCAAGTAGTGACCGCTTAAAGCTTGCCATGAAGATCAATGCACTCATCGCAAGCCCAAGCTTTAAAGGCTGGACGCAAGGCGTTAGACTAGAAATTTCAAAGATGCTATTTGACGAAAACGGCAAAACAAAGTGCAATATCTTTACGATCTCGCACCTAAATGACGCTGAAAGGATGTTCTTTGTTACCCTTTTACTAAACGAGATCATCGCGTGGATGCGCGGCACCGAGGGCACAAGCTCACTTAGAGCGATCCTTTATATGGATGAAATTTTTGGATTTTTTCCACCAAACGCAAATCCGCCATCAAAAATGCCTATGCTCACGCTCTTAAAACAAGCCCGTGCATTTGGCCTTGGCTGCGTATTAAGCACGCAAAACCCAGTCGATCTTGATTATAAAGGTCTAAGCAACATCGGCACTTGGTTCATCGGTCGCCTCCAAACAGCGCAGGATAAAGCACGCGTGATCGACGGGCTAAGCGGCATCGCAGGCTCAAGCTTAGACAAAGCTTCACTTGAAAATCTCATATCAAATTTGGCAAAGAGAAATTTTTTAGTTAAAAATATAAACGAAGACGGACTAAGTGTCATCTCCACTCGCTGGGCGCTTAGCTATCTAAAAGGGCCGCTAAGCCGTGAGCAAATTTCAAATTTAATGAAAGAGCAAAAAGAAAATTTATCTTATACAAGGATCGATAAAAGCGAGATGAAATTTAGCATAAAGCCCATAATCTCAAATGAAATCACGCAACTTTATGCTAACTCAAAAAACCTCACGCCAAATTTACTAGCAAGCGCAAAGGTGAGAATTTATGATACTAAAAAAGGTATCGATAGCGTTTATGAAGTAAGCTATCTTTATGAACTAAATGAAAATGACAATGAGCCAAACTGGGATGAGGCTAGCGAAGGCATGCGCGTTGATGTAATCGAAAATGAGCCAAGTGGTGCTAGCTTTGCAGCTGTGCCAAATTTCATTTTAAAAGCTAAAAATTTTGACAATATCCAAAAAGATTTTAAAGAGTATCTGTATAGAAATTTTAAATTTAATATCTTTGAAGCATTGGGAATTTATTCAAAAAACAATGAAACAAAGGAGCAGTTTTATATCAGGCTTCAAGATAAGTGCAATGAAATTTTAGAAGAACAAACCGCAAAACTTACAGCAAAATTTGAAAAAGAGCGAAAAAGCTTACAAGATAAGCTAAACAAGGCTCTAGCAAAGCTTGATAAAGAGCAAAAAGAGATGACCACAAGTGGGCTTGATGCTGCCATAAATATAGGCGCTAGCATACTTGGAGCGATATTTGGCAACAAGCTTTTATCTCGTCAAAATGCGAGCAAGATCGCATCAAGTACAAGAAGCGCTAATAGAGTCTTAAAAGAGCGAAGTGACGTCAAGCTTAGCGAGCAAAGCGTAAATGATATAAATTTAGCCATAAGCGAACTTGAGGAGAAATTTGCACAAGAGTGCGATGCGTTAAAAGAAGAAAACGATATAAAAAATATCACCATAAATGAAATACAAATTTCACCAAAGAAAAGCGATATCTATGACGAGAAAGTCGTGCTTTTATGGAGATGA
- the plsY gene encoding glycerol-3-phosphate 1-O-acyltransferase PlsY, with protein MQNLILYAVSYLLGSIPSGLILAKIFGHVDIKNEGSKSIGATNVLRVLKQKDPKLAKKLAILTIVCDVLKGVLPLIVASYLGASQSVLWTMAVLSVAGHCFSIFLGFQGGKGVATGAGVIAFFLPVEIIIALAVWFVIGKFLKISSLASLCALIALIASSFIIHPELDEIYTHAPILIIAFLVVYKHIPNIVRLISGKEKKVV; from the coding sequence ATGCAAAATTTAATACTTTATGCCGTTAGTTATTTACTTGGAAGCATTCCATCTGGCCTCATTCTTGCAAAAATTTTTGGGCATGTTGATATAAAAAACGAAGGTAGCAAGAGCATCGGTGCGACAAATGTTTTAAGAGTTTTAAAACAAAAAGATCCAAAACTAGCCAAGAAACTAGCCATTTTAACGATAGTCTGTGATGTTTTAAAGGGCGTTTTGCCACTTATTGTCGCTTCATATTTAGGAGCTAGCCAAAGTGTACTTTGGACGATGGCGGTTTTAAGCGTGGCTGGACATTGTTTTTCTATATTTTTGGGCTTTCAAGGCGGCAAAGGTGTGGCAACTGGAGCTGGTGTGATAGCATTTTTCTTGCCAGTTGAGATCATTATCGCTTTAGCTGTTTGGTTTGTGATCGGAAAATTTTTAAAAATTAGTTCTCTTGCTTCACTTTGCGCGTTGATAGCTCTCATAGCATCAAGCTTTATAATCCATCCAGAGTTAGATGAAATCTATACACACGCTCCGATACTAATCATCGCATTTTTGGTGGTTTATAAACACATACCAAATATCGTTCGTTTAATATCCGGTAAGGAGAAAAAAGTCGTATGA
- a CDS encoding dihydroneopterin aldolase, which yields MKSEMTTIIKDYKFETIIGMLDFERVTKQEVQMNLEICSTGFIDYVLIIGFVKNFYNERQFQSVEESLEETSKALKEKFGSLTSLKMEILKTEILPNAVVGAKINTIF from the coding sequence ATGAAAAGCGAGATGACGACGATCATTAAAGACTATAAATTTGAAACGATCATCGGAATGCTTGATTTTGAGCGAGTCACTAAGCAAGAAGTACAAATGAATCTAGAAATTTGCTCAACTGGCTTTATTGATTATGTTTTAATTATTGGCTTTGTTAAAAATTTTTACAATGAAAGACAGTTCCAAAGCGTTGAAGAGTCTCTTGAAGAAACCAGCAAAGCGTTAAAAGAGAAGTTTGGGTCACTAACTAGCCTTAAAATGGAAATTTTAAAAACTGAAATTTTACCAAACGCAGTTGTTGGAGCAAAAATAAACACTATTTTTTAA
- the hsrA gene encoding homeostatic response regulator transcription factor HsrA codes for MRILIVEDEVTLNKTIAEGLQEFGYQTDSSENFKDAEYYIGIRNYDLVLTDWMLQDGDGIDLINIIKHKSPRTSVVVLSAKDDKESEIKALRAGADDYIKKPFDFDILVARLEARLRFGGTNIIKIDELIINPDEEKITYLGRDIELKGKPFEVLTHLARHSDQIVSKEQLLDAIWEEPELVTPNVIEVAINQIRQKMDKPLNISTIETVRRRGYRFCFPKKA; via the coding sequence ATGCGTATTTTAATAGTTGAAGATGAAGTGACGCTAAATAAGACGATTGCTGAGGGTTTGCAAGAGTTTGGCTATCAAACTGATAGCTCTGAAAATTTTAAAGATGCCGAGTACTATATAGGCATTAGAAACTATGATCTAGTTTTGACTGATTGGATGCTTCAAGACGGCGATGGCATAGATCTTATAAACATCATCAAACATAAATCTCCACGCACTTCAGTTGTAGTTCTTTCTGCAAAAGATGACAAAGAAAGCGAAATAAAAGCACTTAGAGCTGGTGCTGATGACTATATCAAAAAACCATTTGATTTTGATATCCTAGTAGCTAGACTTGAAGCAAGACTACGCTTTGGTGGCACAAATATTATAAAAATCGATGAGCTTATCATCAATCCAGATGAGGAGAAAATCACATATTTGGGTCGTGATATTGAGCTTAAGGGCAAACCTTTTGAAGTCCTAACTCATCTTGCAAGACACTCAGATCAGATCGTATCTAAAGAGCAACTACTTGATGCTATCTGGGAAGAGCCAGAGCTTGTAACTCCAAACGTTATTGAAGTCGCTATCAACCAAATCCGCCAAAAAATGGACAAACCACTAAATATTTCAACAATTGAAACTGTTAGAAGACGCGGATATAGATTTTGTTTTCCAAAAAAAGCCTAA
- a CDS encoding peroxiredoxin, with protein sequence MLVTKKAPDFTAAAVLGNNQIVNDFNLYKNIGEKGAVVFFYPMDFTFVCPSEIIAFDKRYDEFKSRGIEVIAVSCDNQFSHFAWKETPVNKGGIGKVRFPIVADMTKSIARGFDVLLEDAGVALRGSFLLDKDGTVRHAVINDLPLGRNIDEMIRMVDTMLFTNEHGEVCPAGWNKGDAGMKPSTEGVADYLSHNEGKL encoded by the coding sequence ATGTTAGTAACAAAAAAAGCACCTGATTTTACAGCTGCAGCAGTTTTAGGAAACAATCAAATTGTAAATGATTTTAATCTTTATAAAAATATTGGCGAGAAAGGCGCGGTTGTATTTTTCTATCCAATGGACTTTACTTTTGTTTGCCCAAGCGAAATTATCGCATTTGATAAAAGATATGACGAGTTCAAGTCACGTGGTATCGAAGTTATCGCAGTTTCATGCGACAACCAATTCTCTCACTTCGCATGGAAAGAGACTCCAGTAAACAAAGGCGGTATTGGTAAAGTTCGCTTCCCTATCGTAGCTGATATGACAAAATCAATCGCTCGCGGATTTGACGTACTTCTAGAAGATGCTGGTGTGGCACTTCGTGGCTCATTCTTACTAGACAAAGATGGCACTGTTCGCCATGCAGTTATCAATGATCTTCCACTTGGCAGAAACATCGATGAGATGATAAGAATGGTAGATACTATGCTATTTACAAATGAGCACGGCGAAGTTTGTCCAGCTGGCTGGAACAAAGGTGATGCTGGTATGAAACCAAGCACTGAAGGTGTTGCTGACTACCTTTCACACAACGAAGGCAAACTATAA
- a CDS encoding chemotaxis protein CheX, with the protein MRKVIDEATSYLCKDTLGLDLEFGKSLGKGFYGASIPVYKGKSEYHFYLFFKKDTLKIFMNAFFGHEDVDGGDLDDLCKEIANQIIGKAKNLLNEKEPNAYKLGTPEFLGEVENFGIKLKEKFVYKIKNRTFQIGYDIQ; encoded by the coding sequence ATGAGAAAAGTTATAGATGAAGCTACAAGCTATCTTTGCAAGGATACTTTAGGGCTAGATTTAGAGTTTGGCAAGAGTCTGGGCAAAGGATTTTACGGAGCTAGTATACCAGTCTATAAGGGCAAGAGCGAGTATCATTTTTACCTATTTTTTAAAAAAGATACTTTGAAAATTTTTATGAATGCCTTTTTTGGTCACGAAGATGTTGATGGTGGCGATCTGGACGATCTTTGCAAAGAGATAGCAAATCAGATCATTGGCAAAGCTAAAAATTTACTAAATGAAAAAGAGCCAAATGCTTATAAACTTGGAACGCCTGAATTTTTAGGTGAAGTTGAAAATTTTGGCATAAAGCTAAAAGAGAAATTTGTATACAAAATAAAAAATAGAACATTTCAAATAGGCTACGACATACAATGA
- a CDS encoding excinuclease ABC subunit A — MKFILFFLLFATQILASNLLTYNIYERADRVDIMLSFDAPYEGNIFQKREKDTTSLILNSLNYDQSASKDINSKIIQELEIEPKQNSLVLNLRSNDAIIVNASKTTDSFGLRIRVTLKNAKPQIQNMPQASAKIETPGTPKIDEEPMLNIDSRYFIVLSVLIALLVFLYVFKRYITSKSNDFGGFKAPRNQSQNDTKSMNWLLKNQNSNVNIIYEKYLDRTNKLMLLSYENRRYLVIVGSSNVMLDSFGEDKIQNEQDFAIFFEENKKKLSSFLEERKNSLSNYKDKMSGEF; from the coding sequence ATGAAATTTATACTATTTTTCTTACTTTTTGCAACTCAAATTCTAGCTTCAAACCTATTAACTTATAATATCTATGAACGTGCCGATAGAGTCGATATTATGCTTAGCTTTGATGCACCTTATGAAGGAAATATCTTTCAAAAGCGCGAAAAAGACACAACATCTTTGATATTAAATTCGCTAAATTACGATCAAAGTGCTAGTAAAGACATAAACTCAAAGATTATTCAAGAGCTTGAGATAGAGCCAAAGCAAAACTCGCTTGTCTTAAATTTGCGCTCAAATGATGCTATTATCGTAAATGCTTCAAAGACGACCGATAGTTTTGGACTTCGCATTCGTGTAACTCTAAAAAATGCAAAACCTCAAATACAAAATATGCCTCAAGCTAGTGCAAAAATAGAAACCCCTGGTACTCCAAAGATAGATGAAGAGCCTATGCTGAATATAGACTCAAGGTATTTTATAGTTTTAAGTGTGCTTATTGCGCTTCTTGTATTTCTATATGTATTTAAAAGATATATTACTTCAAAGAGTAATGATTTTGGCGGATTTAAAGCACCTAGAAATCAGTCTCAAAATGATACAAAATCAATGAACTGGCTACTTAAAAATCAAAATAGTAACGTCAATATAATATATGAAAAATATCTTGATCGCACGAATAAACTAATGCTATTAAGCTATGAAAATAGGCGTTATTTAGTGATAGTTGGTAGCTCAAATGTAATGCTTGATAGCTTTGGTGAAGACAAGATACAAAACGAGCAAGATTTTGCTATATTTTTTGAAGAGAACAAGAAAAAACTAAGCTCATTTTTAGAAGAGCGAAAAAATAGTTTAAGTAACTATAAAGATAAAATGAGCGGAGAATTTTAG
- a CDS encoding PilZ domain-containing protein, giving the protein MDFKGRQELVINCEDSILKLRDKFIDDGIKFCRQLTFIVPHDQVKICLENIFDTLLIQKPNATQLQDDLNNLIPKSNARDELINFLLLNLTLNFSHSCDNSTFVGYFVNAVSRIKEILCDVKDQQETNVKDMIETGTFFYEDPINTFTRMKKAKARPELLNLYDGLNIKYEAEILEVKEDSVVFRVDMMQILAMKQDGKGFILPNSFFSKPLCADIVNYNIVNKGVTLSNFLRNTTMYAYKRKFQRILPNRFTKTIIKGKQDKIEDSLYDVSEGGISVLSPQTTNFQDGEELEATFDISIAPDKVKNVTLKLRLVTELAYKGYIRYCMKLIDDDETIKDFTQKRIKETLDELRSRINLYE; this is encoded by the coding sequence ATGGATTTTAAAGGCAGGCAAGAGCTTGTAATAAATTGCGAAGATAGCATACTTAAATTAAGAGATAAATTTATCGACGATGGTATCAAATTTTGTAGACAGCTAACATTTATCGTACCGCACGATCAGGTAAAAATTTGTCTTGAAAACATCTTTGATACACTGCTTATTCAAAAGCCAAATGCTACGCAGCTACAAGATGATTTAAATAATCTAATACCAAAATCAAACGCAAGAGACGAATTAATAAATTTCCTACTTTTAAATTTGACCTTAAATTTTAGTCACTCTTGCGACAACAGTACCTTCGTAGGTTATTTCGTAAATGCCGTTTCAAGAATCAAAGAAATTTTATGTGACGTTAAAGACCAGCAAGAAACAAATGTAAAAGATATGATCGAAACCGGAACATTTTTTTATGAAGATCCGATTAATACATTCACTCGCATGAAAAAAGCCAAGGCAAGGCCAGAGCTTTTAAATTTATATGATGGATTAAATATAAAATATGAGGCTGAAATTTTAGAAGTTAAAGAAGATAGTGTCGTTTTTCGCGTGGATATGATGCAAATTTTAGCTATGAAACAAGACGGCAAAGGTTTTATTTTGCCAAATAGCTTTTTCTCAAAGCCATTATGTGCTGATATTGTTAATTACAATATAGTTAATAAAGGCGTCACTCTTTCAAATTTCTTACGAAATACGACGATGTACGCATATAAAAGAAAATTCCAACGTATCTTGCCAAATCGTTTTACCAAAACTATTATCAAAGGCAAGCAAGATAAGATCGAAGATAGCCTTTATGATGTTTCCGAAGGCGGCATAAGCGTATTAAGCCCGCAAACTACAAATTTTCAAGATGGAGAAGAGCTAGAAGCGACCTTTGATATCTCAATCGCACCAGATAAAGTAAAAAATGTAACTTTAAAGCTAAGACTTGTTACAGAGCTGGCATATAAAGGCTACATAAGATACTGTATGAAGCTTATCGATGATGATGAAACGATAAAAGATTTTACGCAAAAGCGCATAAAAGAGACACTTGATGAGCTTCGCTCACGTATAAATTTATACGAATAA
- the trpA gene encoding tryptophan synthase subunit alpha, producing the protein MDKVRSAFSGKKANIGYIVAGYPSLEKTKEFLENLNESTLDLVEIGIPYSDPLADGKLIAQASFETVQNGVNTDFVFDMLESCKAKVTKPLVFLVYYNIIFAYGVDKFLKRSVEAGISGFIVPDLPCEECEEFALKCKELNLSLIPLISVTSGSRADGILKFGSGFIYALGAIGVSGSKRADEDRIKNLVLELKKKSNLPVAVGFGIKNKDDVNEVKKYADGAIIGTQIVKLCAEFSGEKLAKEIDKLF; encoded by the coding sequence ATGGATAAGGTAAGAAGCGCATTTAGCGGCAAAAAGGCAAACATTGGCTACATCGTGGCTGGATATCCAAGCCTAGAAAAAACGAAGGAATTTTTAGAAAATTTGAACGAGAGCACACTTGATCTAGTTGAGATCGGTATCCCTTACTCTGACCCGCTGGCTGACGGAAAACTCATCGCGCAAGCTAGTTTTGAGACGGTACAAAATGGCGTAAATACTGACTTTGTCTTTGATATGCTTGAGAGTTGTAAGGCAAAAGTGACAAAGCCACTTGTTTTTCTGGTCTATTACAACATCATCTTTGCTTACGGCGTTGATAAATTTTTAAAAAGATCAGTTGAGGCTGGAATTAGCGGCTTTATCGTGCCGGATCTGCCTTGCGAGGAGTGCGAGGAATTTGCTCTGAAGTGCAAGGAGCTAAATTTAAGCCTGATACCACTTATCAGCGTCACATCTGGTAGTAGAGCGGATGGAATTTTAAAATTTGGCTCAGGGTTTATCTACGCTCTTGGCGCAATCGGCGTTAGCGGTTCAAAAAGGGCTGATGAAGATAGGATAAAAAATTTGGTCCTAGAGCTTAAGAAAAAGAGTAATTTGCCGGTGGCTGTGGGCTTTGGTATAAAAAACAAAGATGATGTTAATGAAGTAAAAAAATATGCTGACGGAGCGATAATAGGTACGCAAATAGTTAAGCTTTGTGCCGAATTTAGTGGTGAAAAGCTAGCAAAAGAGATAGATAAACTCTTTTAA